A genomic segment from Propioniciclava sp. MC1595 encodes:
- a CDS encoding sodium-translocating pyrophosphatase yields the protein MVTRRLTAPLLALSTLIALAGCSAPATPAGGHAGGGEANIHLPDLGAATFLGGMVNGRLLLFIGLVVCLGGLAFGLASYVQLKQLPVHRAMREISELIYETCKAYLKQQGRFLMILWVFIASVIFVYFKFLVGSGWGQVFIILGFSLVGMAGSYGIAWYGIRVNTFANGRTAFASLRGKPYPLHQIPLRSGMSVGMVLISVELFMMLVIMLFLPAEIAGSCFIGFAIGESLGASALRIAGGIFTKIADVGSDLMKIVFKIKEDDARNPGVIADCVGDNAGDSVGPSADGFETYGVTGVALVTFIMLAIPPTEAVLQASLLVWIFFIRAVMVVASGASYFVNAAITRQKYEGAEQMDFEAPLSSLVWITSVVSIVLTFLTSWILIPDMGDGTTWWKLSIIISCGTLAGALIPELVKVFTSVKSRHTEEVVKSSNSGGASLNILSGLVAGNFSAYWLGMAIVGLMAIAYAISTALGFGEHMAAPAVFAFGLVAFGFLGMGPVTIAVDSYGPVTDNAQSVYELSTIEEIPGVTEEIERDFGFDADWDRAKRLLEENDGAGNTFKATAKPVLIGTAVVGATTMIFSIIMGLTLALTENLDKLSLLHAPFLLGLVSGGAVIYWFTGASIQAVTTGSFRAVEFIKDNIRLDENATRASAADSKKVVEICTVYAQRGMINIFLGVFFATLAFAFVEPYFFIGYLISIALFGLYQAIFMANAGGAWDNAKKIVEVDLAAKGTDLHDASIVGDTVGDPYKDTSSVALNPVIKFTTLFGLLAVELGVSLTASGMGALVLGLAVVFFLAASWFVYRSFYNMRIDAPMLTADDIVRQRLDQLNA from the coding sequence GTGGTAACCCGCAGGCTCACTGCCCCGCTCCTTGCCCTGTCCACCCTGATCGCCCTCGCCGGGTGCTCGGCCCCCGCGACCCCCGCCGGCGGCCACGCCGGAGGCGGCGAGGCCAACATCCACCTCCCCGACCTGGGTGCCGCGACCTTCCTGGGCGGCATGGTCAACGGCCGGCTGCTGCTGTTCATCGGCCTCGTGGTCTGCCTCGGGGGCCTCGCGTTCGGCCTGGCCAGCTACGTCCAGCTCAAGCAACTCCCCGTGCACCGCGCGATGCGTGAGATCTCCGAACTGATCTACGAGACCTGCAAGGCCTACCTCAAGCAGCAGGGCCGGTTCCTGATGATCCTGTGGGTGTTCATCGCCTCGGTGATCTTCGTCTACTTCAAGTTCCTCGTCGGCTCCGGCTGGGGCCAGGTGTTCATCATCCTGGGCTTCAGCCTCGTCGGCATGGCGGGCTCCTACGGCATCGCGTGGTACGGCATCCGCGTCAACACGTTCGCCAACGGCCGCACCGCGTTCGCGTCCCTGCGCGGCAAGCCCTACCCGCTGCACCAGATCCCGCTGCGCTCGGGCATGAGCGTCGGCATGGTCCTGATCTCGGTCGAGCTGTTCATGATGCTCGTCATCATGCTGTTCCTGCCCGCCGAGATCGCGGGCTCCTGCTTCATCGGCTTCGCGATCGGCGAATCGCTCGGCGCCTCCGCGCTGCGCATCGCCGGCGGCATCTTCACCAAGATCGCCGACGTCGGCTCCGACCTGATGAAGATCGTGTTCAAGATCAAGGAGGACGACGCCCGCAACCCCGGCGTCATCGCCGACTGCGTGGGCGACAACGCCGGCGACTCGGTCGGCCCGTCGGCCGACGGCTTCGAGACCTACGGGGTCACCGGCGTCGCGCTGGTCACCTTCATCATGCTCGCGATCCCGCCCACGGAGGCCGTCCTGCAGGCGTCCCTGCTGGTGTGGATCTTCTTCATCCGCGCCGTGATGGTGGTGGCGTCCGGTGCCTCGTACTTCGTCAACGCCGCGATCACCCGCCAGAAGTACGAGGGCGCCGAGCAGATGGACTTCGAGGCCCCGCTGTCGTCCCTGGTCTGGATCACCAGCGTCGTCTCGATCGTGCTCACCTTCCTCACGTCGTGGATCCTCATCCCCGACATGGGCGACGGCACCACGTGGTGGAAGCTGTCGATCATCATCTCGTGCGGCACCCTGGCCGGCGCGCTCATCCCCGAGCTCGTCAAGGTGTTCACCTCGGTCAAGAGCCGCCACACCGAGGAGGTCGTGAAGTCGTCCAACTCCGGCGGGGCGTCCCTCAACATCCTCTCCGGCCTGGTCGCGGGCAACTTCTCCGCCTACTGGCTCGGCATGGCCATCGTCGGGCTGATGGCGATCGCCTACGCGATCTCCACCGCCCTCGGCTTCGGCGAGCACATGGCCGCCCCGGCCGTGTTCGCCTTCGGCCTGGTCGCCTTCGGCTTCCTGGGCATGGGCCCGGTCACCATCGCGGTCGACTCCTACGGCCCGGTCACCGACAACGCGCAGTCGGTCTACGAGCTGTCCACGATCGAGGAGATCCCGGGCGTGACCGAGGAGATCGAGCGCGACTTCGGGTTCGACGCCGACTGGGACCGTGCCAAGCGGCTCCTGGAGGAGAACGACGGCGCGGGCAACACGTTCAAGGCCACAGCGAAGCCGGTGCTGATCGGCACCGCCGTCGTGGGCGCCACCACGATGATCTTCTCGATCATCATGGGCCTCACCCTCGCCCTGACCGAGAACCTCGACAAGCTGTCCCTGCTGCACGCCCCGTTCCTGCTCGGGCTGGTCAGCGGCGGGGCTGTCATCTACTGGTTCACCGGCGCCTCGATCCAGGCGGTCACGACCGGGTCCTTCCGCGCGGTGGAGTTCATCAAGGACAACATCAGGCTCGACGAGAACGCCACCCGCGCCTCGGCGGCGGACAGCAAGAAGGTGGTCGAGATCTGCACGGTCTACGCCCAGCGCGGCATGATCAACATCTTCCTCGGTGTCTTCTTCGCCACCCTGGCCTTCGCGTTCGTCGAGCCCTACTTCTTCATCGGCTACCTGATCTCGATCGCGCTGTTCGGCCTCTACCAGGCCATCTTCATGGCCAACGCCGGCGGCGCCTGGGACAACGCCAAGAAGATCGTCGAGGTCGACCTCGCCGCCAAGGGCACCGACCTGCACGACGCGTCCATCGTCGGCGACACCGTGGGCGACCCGTACAAGGACACCAGCTCGGTGGCCCTCAACCCGGTCATCAAGTTCACCACCCTCTTCGGCCTCCTGGCCGTCGAGCTCGGCGTCAGCCTCACCGCGAGCGGCATGGGCGCCCTGGTGCTCGGCCTCGCCGTGGTGTTCTTCCTGGCCGCCTCGTGGTTCGTCTACCGCAGCTTCTACAACATGCGGATCGACGCCCCGATGCTGACCGCCGACGACATCGTCCGCCAGCGGCTGGACCAGCTGAACGCCTGA
- a CDS encoding metalloregulator ArsR/SmtB family transcription factor — translation MAEHVPDTVVEPLSDDVSTRDRVARSILEHGPSTAADLAERLDLTAAAIRRHLAVLTDAGHLVAREQRVYGHRGRGRPAKVFALTDAGRETFHHAYDQLAIRALQFLRAAGGAEAVNDFAEQVMEEVRRRFTAEGAEYNSPADALAEVLNEQGYVASLEPVASGTQLCQYHCPVAHVAREFPELCAAETRLFSELLGSHVQRIATIAHGDGVCTTHIPHPVERKVS, via the coding sequence ATGGCTGAGCACGTGCCGGACACGGTGGTCGAACCGCTCTCCGACGACGTCTCGACCCGCGACCGGGTGGCCCGCTCGATCCTCGAGCACGGCCCCTCCACGGCGGCCGACCTCGCCGAGCGCCTCGACCTGACCGCCGCCGCCATCCGTCGCCACCTGGCGGTCCTGACCGACGCGGGGCACCTCGTCGCCCGCGAGCAGCGGGTGTACGGCCACCGCGGGCGGGGGCGTCCGGCCAAGGTGTTCGCGCTGACGGACGCTGGCCGCGAGACCTTCCACCACGCCTACGACCAGCTCGCGATCCGCGCGCTGCAGTTCCTCCGCGCCGCCGGCGGGGCGGAGGCGGTCAACGACTTCGCCGAACAGGTGATGGAGGAGGTGCGCCGTCGGTTCACCGCCGAGGGTGCGGAATACAATTCCCCGGCCGACGCGTTGGCCGAGGTGCTGAACGAACAGGGGTACGTCGCGTCCCTGGAGCCGGTGGCCTCCGGGACGCAGTTGTGCCAGTACCACTGTCCCGTGGCGCACGTGGCGCGCGAGTTCCCCGAACTCTGTGCCGCGGAGACGCGCCTGTTCTCCGAGCTGCTGGGTAGCCATGTCCAGCGGATCGCGACGATTGCCCATGGCGACGGGGTGTGCACCACGCACATCCCACACCCAGTTGAGAGGAAGGTCTCATGA
- the sufB gene encoding Fe-S cluster assembly protein SufB has product MTQTQAPGLGATQDEHLEALGNYRFGWHDSDVAGASARRGLSEAVVRDISGLKNEPEWMLERRLRGLKLFERKPMPTWGADLSTIDFDNIKYFVRSTERQAQTWEDLPEDIKNTYDRLGIPDAEKQRLVAGVAAQYESEVVYHKINEELERQGVIFLDTDTGLKEHPELFEEYFGTVIPTGDNKFSALNTATWSGGSFIYVPKGVHVSIPLQAYFRINTENMGQFERTLIIADEGSYVHYVEGCTAPIYKSDSLHSAVVEIVVKKNARVRYTTIQNWSNNVYNLVTKRATCEEGATMEWIDGNIGSKVTMKYPAVWLLGEHAKGETLSIAFAGEGQHQDTGSKMVHAAPHTSSSIISKSVARGGGRASYRGLVEVQPQAHHSASSVKCDALLVDTVSRSDTYPYVDVQVDDVSMAHEATVSKVSDDQLFYLMQRGMEEDEAMAMIVRGFVEPIARELPMEYALELNRLIELQMEGAVG; this is encoded by the coding sequence ATGACCCAGACCCAGGCCCCCGGGCTCGGTGCCACACAGGACGAGCACCTCGAGGCCCTCGGGAACTACCGCTTCGGCTGGCACGACTCGGACGTCGCCGGCGCCTCTGCGCGTCGCGGTCTGAGCGAGGCCGTCGTGCGCGACATCTCCGGCCTGAAGAACGAGCCGGAGTGGATGCTCGAGCGCCGCCTGCGCGGGCTCAAGCTCTTCGAGCGCAAGCCGATGCCGACGTGGGGTGCGGACCTGTCGACGATCGACTTCGACAACATCAAGTACTTCGTGCGGTCCACCGAGCGCCAGGCGCAGACGTGGGAGGACCTCCCCGAGGACATCAAGAACACCTACGACCGCCTCGGCATCCCCGACGCCGAGAAGCAGCGCCTCGTCGCCGGCGTGGCCGCGCAGTACGAGTCGGAGGTCGTCTACCACAAGATCAACGAGGAGCTCGAGCGCCAGGGCGTCATCTTCCTCGACACCGACACGGGCCTGAAGGAGCACCCCGAGCTCTTCGAGGAGTACTTCGGCACCGTCATCCCGACCGGTGACAACAAGTTCTCGGCGCTGAACACCGCGACCTGGTCGGGCGGCTCGTTCATCTACGTGCCCAAGGGCGTCCACGTGTCGATCCCGCTGCAGGCCTACTTCCGGATCAACACCGAGAACATGGGCCAGTTCGAGCGCACGCTGATCATCGCCGACGAGGGCTCCTACGTGCACTACGTCGAGGGCTGCACCGCGCCGATCTACAAGTCGGACTCGCTGCACTCGGCCGTCGTCGAGATCGTGGTGAAGAAGAACGCCCGCGTGCGCTACACGACGATCCAGAACTGGTCGAACAACGTGTACAACCTCGTCACCAAGCGCGCCACCTGCGAGGAGGGCGCGACCATGGAGTGGATCGACGGCAACATCGGTTCCAAGGTGACGATGAAGTACCCGGCCGTGTGGCTGCTCGGCGAGCACGCCAAGGGCGAGACCCTCTCGATCGCGTTCGCGGGGGAGGGACAGCACCAGGACACCGGCTCGAAGATGGTGCACGCCGCGCCGCACACGAGCAGCTCGATCATCTCCAAGTCCGTCGCCCGGGGCGGCGGCCGGGCGTCCTACCGCGGCCTCGTCGAGGTGCAGCCGCAGGCGCACCACTCCGCCAGCTCGGTGAAGTGTGACGCGCTGCTGGTCGACACCGTCTCCCGGTCGGACACCTACCCCTACGTCGACGTCCAGGTCGACGACGTGTCGATGGCCCACGAGGCCACCGTCTCGAAGGTCTCCGACGACCAGCTGTTCTACCTGATGCAGCGCGGGATGGAGGAGGACGAGGCCATGGCCATGATCGTGCGCGGCTTCGTCGAGCCCATCGCGCGCGAACTGCCGATGGAGTACGCCCTGGAGTTGAACCGCCTGATCGAGCTGCAGATGGAAGGAGCCGTGGGCTGA
- the sufD gene encoding Fe-S cluster assembly protein SufD has product MTVTEVPNVAGAIETLESHLHPQPSFDLADHPMPHGREEVWRFTPMRRIAPLLAERANEDLPGDNAVEFTLHEVAGVEASNLKAGQAPRGTVLTPGDRPAALANLGCEDALYLRIPANTEVAEPIRLDIEGRDAARRSNAVHVIVAEPNSKATVVFRHTGSTQQLENIEIDVRDGANLTFVSLQDWDDDTLHAAEHTARVGRDATYRHVNVSFGGDLVRMHTNVSYDGPGGSAELFGLYFADAGQHIEHRLFVDHNAPHTKSNVDYRGALQGQDAHAVWIGDVVIRKVAEGIETYESNKNLVLTEGARADSVPNLEIETGEIAGAGHSSTTGRFDDEHLFYLTSRGIDPVEAKRLVVMGFFIDIIRRIGVDDVEERLIAEVERELAASVGAAPAASVEA; this is encoded by the coding sequence GTGACCGTGACTGAAGTCCCCAACGTGGCCGGGGCGATCGAGACCCTCGAGTCGCACCTGCACCCGCAGCCGAGCTTCGACCTGGCTGACCACCCAATGCCCCACGGCCGCGAGGAGGTCTGGCGCTTCACCCCGATGCGCCGCATCGCCCCGCTGCTGGCCGAGCGCGCCAACGAGGACCTCCCCGGCGACAACGCCGTCGAGTTCACCCTCCACGAGGTGGCCGGCGTCGAGGCGTCCAACCTCAAGGCGGGCCAGGCGCCCCGCGGCACCGTGCTCACGCCCGGCGACCGCCCGGCCGCGCTGGCGAACCTGGGCTGCGAGGACGCGCTGTACCTGCGCATCCCCGCCAACACCGAGGTGGCCGAGCCGATCCGGCTCGACATCGAGGGCCGGGACGCCGCGCGCCGCAGCAACGCGGTGCACGTGATCGTGGCCGAGCCGAACTCGAAGGCCACCGTGGTGTTCCGCCACACGGGCTCGACCCAGCAGCTCGAGAACATCGAGATCGACGTCCGCGACGGCGCGAACCTGACGTTCGTGTCGCTGCAGGACTGGGACGACGACACCCTGCACGCGGCCGAGCACACCGCCCGCGTGGGCCGCGACGCGACCTACCGGCACGTGAACGTCAGCTTCGGCGGCGACCTGGTGCGCATGCACACCAACGTCTCCTACGACGGCCCCGGCGGATCGGCCGAGCTGTTCGGCCTCTACTTCGCCGACGCCGGCCAGCACATCGAGCACCGCCTGTTCGTCGACCACAACGCCCCGCACACCAAGAGCAACGTCGACTACCGCGGCGCGCTCCAGGGGCAGGACGCCCACGCCGTCTGGATCGGCGACGTGGTGATCCGCAAGGTCGCCGAGGGGATCGAGACCTACGAGTCGAACAAGAACCTCGTGCTCACCGAGGGCGCCCGCGCCGACTCGGTGCCCAACCTCGAGATCGAGACCGGCGAGATCGCCGGCGCCGGGCACAGCTCGACGACCGGCCGCTTCGACGACGAGCACCTGTTCTACCTGACCAGCCGCGGCATCGACCCCGTCGAGGCCAAGCGCCTGGTCGTGATGGGCTTCTTCATCGACATCATCCGGCGCATCGGCGTCGACGACGTCGAGGAGCGCCTCATCGCCGAGGTCGAGCGCGAGCTCGCCGCCAGCGTCGGGGCCGCACCCGCGGCGTCCGTGGAGGCCTGA
- a CDS encoding non-heme iron oxygenase ferredoxin subunit: MAWTRACSVIELEDDKPFSAEVGDEIVALVQHEGQLFAIRDECSHGRVMLSLGEVDECTIECFAHGSRFDLRTGEPLELPATRPVPVYPVTVEGDDVLVDLDNPLNSI; encoded by the coding sequence ATGGCCTGGACCCGCGCGTGCTCCGTCATCGAGCTGGAGGACGACAAGCCCTTCTCGGCGGAGGTGGGTGACGAGATCGTCGCCCTCGTCCAGCACGAGGGGCAGTTGTTCGCCATCCGTGACGAGTGCAGCCACGGCCGCGTCATGCTCAGCCTCGGCGAGGTCGACGAGTGCACCATCGAGTGCTTCGCCCACGGCAGCCGCTTCGACCTGCGCACCGGCGAGCCGCTCGAGCTGCCCGCGACCCGCCCGGTGCCGGTCTACCCCGTCACCGTCGAGGGCGACGACGTGCTCGTCGACCTCGACAACCCCCTGAACTCGATCTGA
- the sufC gene encoding Fe-S cluster assembly ATPase SufC has translation MSLVISDLHVDVLTEDGPKEILKGVNLTINPGEVHAIMGPNGSGKSTLAYALAGHPKYEITSGSVTLDGTDLAELSVDERARAGLFLAMQYPVEVPGVSMSNFLRTAKTAIDGEAPKVRTWVKEVNQAMGDLGLDSSFSARSLNEGFSGGEKKRAEIVQLQLLNPKYAILDETDSGLDIDALRVVADGVNRYTAQGDRGVLLITHYTRILNYIKPDFVHVYVDGRVVTEGGPELAAKLEETGYDAYIAAARANA, from the coding sequence ATGTCCCTCGTCATCAGCGACCTGCACGTCGACGTCCTCACCGAGGACGGCCCCAAGGAGATCCTCAAGGGCGTCAACCTGACCATCAACCCGGGTGAGGTCCACGCCATCATGGGTCCCAACGGCTCGGGCAAGTCGACCCTGGCCTACGCCCTCGCCGGCCACCCCAAGTACGAGATCACCTCGGGCTCGGTGACCCTCGACGGCACCGACCTGGCCGAGCTCAGCGTCGACGAGCGCGCCCGCGCCGGCCTGTTCCTCGCCATGCAGTACCCGGTCGAGGTGCCCGGCGTCTCGATGTCCAACTTCCTGCGCACCGCGAAGACCGCGATCGACGGCGAGGCCCCCAAGGTCCGCACGTGGGTCAAGGAGGTCAACCAGGCGATGGGGGACCTCGGGCTCGACAGCTCGTTCTCGGCCCGCTCGCTCAACGAGGGCTTCTCCGGTGGTGAGAAGAAGCGCGCCGAGATCGTCCAGCTGCAGCTGCTCAACCCGAAGTACGCGATCCTCGACGAGACCGACTCCGGCCTCGACATCGACGCGCTGCGCGTCGTCGCCGACGGCGTCAACCGCTACACCGCCCAGGGCGACCGCGGCGTGCTGCTGATCACGCACTACACGCGCATCCTGAACTACATCAAGCCCGACTTCGTGCACGTCTACGTCGACGGCCGGGTCGTCACCGAGGGTGGCCCCGAGCTCGCGGCCAAGCTCGAGGAGACCGGTTACGACGCGTACATCGCGGCGGCGCGGGCGAATGCCTGA
- a CDS encoding cysteine desulfurase codes for MPDTDLSAAGWLGASEPPPAAFALPGLVRDDFPVLQRHVNGHPLAYLDSANTSQKPRAVVEAMSNHLLFHNANVARAMHQLGAEASEAFEGGRAKVAAFIGARTEEVVFTKNASEALNLAAHTLGQHLALGPGDEVVVSVMEHHSNIVPWQLLCQRTGATLRWFDITDDGRLDLDSAREQGLVNERTKVVSLTWVSNVLGTVNPVTELAEMAHAVGAVFVVDGSQAVPQMPVDVTTLGADLLAFTAHKMLGPTGLGVLWGRYELLEQLPPFLGGGEMIEVVRMEGSTFARPPARFEAGTPPIAEVVALGAAVDYLTMLGMDRVAEHEHLIATYALEQLQRVEGLRILGPTEAVDRGGAISFTLTSSDGFDIHPHDVMQILDSRGVAVRGGHHCARPLHHRLGIQASSRASAYLYTTPDEVDALVEALDHTRDFFGGHSGGGR; via the coding sequence ATGCCTGACACCGACCTCTCGGCAGCCGGCTGGCTGGGGGCGTCCGAGCCGCCCCCGGCCGCGTTCGCGCTGCCGGGGCTCGTCCGGGACGACTTCCCGGTCCTGCAGCGGCACGTGAACGGGCACCCGCTGGCCTACCTCGACTCGGCGAACACCTCCCAGAAGCCGCGGGCGGTCGTCGAGGCGATGAGCAACCACCTGCTGTTCCACAACGCCAATGTCGCCCGGGCCATGCACCAGCTGGGGGCCGAGGCGTCCGAGGCGTTCGAGGGGGGTCGGGCCAAGGTCGCCGCCTTCATCGGCGCGCGGACCGAGGAGGTCGTGTTCACCAAGAACGCCTCCGAGGCGCTGAACCTGGCCGCGCACACCCTCGGCCAGCACCTCGCGCTCGGCCCCGGTGACGAGGTCGTGGTGTCGGTGATGGAGCACCACTCCAACATCGTGCCGTGGCAGCTGCTGTGCCAGCGTACGGGCGCCACCCTGCGCTGGTTCGACATCACCGACGACGGACGCCTCGACCTCGACTCCGCGCGCGAGCAGGGCCTGGTCAACGAGCGCACCAAGGTCGTCTCGCTGACGTGGGTCAGCAACGTGCTCGGCACGGTCAACCCCGTCACCGAGCTCGCCGAGATGGCCCACGCCGTCGGCGCGGTGTTCGTCGTGGACGGGTCGCAGGCCGTGCCGCAGATGCCGGTCGACGTGACCACGCTGGGCGCCGACCTGCTCGCCTTCACCGCCCACAAGATGCTCGGCCCGACCGGGCTGGGCGTGCTGTGGGGCCGGTACGAGCTGCTCGAGCAGCTGCCGCCGTTCCTGGGTGGCGGGGAGATGATCGAGGTCGTCCGCATGGAGGGCTCGACCTTCGCCCGCCCGCCGGCCCGCTTCGAGGCCGGGACGCCGCCGATCGCCGAGGTCGTCGCCCTGGGCGCGGCCGTCGACTACCTGACCATGCTGGGCATGGACCGGGTCGCCGAGCACGAGCACCTGATCGCCACCTACGCCCTGGAGCAGCTGCAGCGCGTCGAGGGCCTGCGCATCCTGGGCCCGACCGAGGCGGTCGACCGCGGGGGAGCGATCTCGTTCACGCTGACCAGCTCCGACGGGTTCGACATCCACCCCCACGACGTCATGCAGATCCTCGACTCGCGGGGCGTGGCGGTGCGCGGTGGCCACCACTGCGCACGCCCGCTGCACCACCGCCTGGGCATCCAGGCGTCCAGCCGGGCGTCGGCCTACCTGTACACCACGCCCGACGAGGTGGACGCCCTCGTCGAGGCGCTCGACCACACCCGTGACTTCTTCGGCGGGCACAGCGGGGGAGGACGATGA
- the sufU gene encoding Fe-S cluster assembly sulfur transfer protein SufU, which produces MSVESMYQEIILDHYKAKHGSGLRDPYEAEVTHVNPSCGDEILLRVHLDGDTVADVSYDAVGCSISQASTSVMHDLVVGRTVEEGMATAAAFTEMMHSRGNHEPDEDVLEDGIAFLGVAQFPARVKCALLGWSAWKDAVAHALTNKEES; this is translated from the coding sequence ATGAGCGTCGAGTCGATGTACCAGGAGATCATCCTGGACCACTACAAGGCCAAGCACGGCTCCGGCCTGCGTGACCCCTACGAGGCCGAGGTCACCCACGTGAACCCGTCCTGCGGCGACGAGATCCTGCTGCGCGTGCACCTCGACGGCGACACCGTCGCCGACGTGAGCTACGACGCGGTGGGCTGCTCGATCTCGCAGGCGTCCACGTCGGTGATGCACGACCTCGTGGTCGGCCGCACGGTCGAGGAGGGCATGGCCACGGCCGCCGCCTTCACCGAGATGATGCACAGCCGCGGCAACCACGAACCCGACGAGGACGTCCTGGAGGACGGCATCGCGTTCCTGGGGGTCGCCCAGTTCCCCGCGCGCGTGAAGTGCGCGCTGCTCGGGTGGTCGGCGTGGAAGGACGCCGTCGCCCACGCCCTCACCAACAAGGAGGAATCATGA
- a CDS encoding metal-sulfur cluster assembly factor — protein sequence MTDEPRPSDLVRDTFPDAEQQPAPVLDRPTIEDLEEAMRDVVDPELMVNVVDLGLVYGIHLDDENNATVDMTLTSPTCPLTDRIEYDTQVALGPLVNSATINWVWLPPWTLDNITDEGREQLRAVGYNL from the coding sequence ATGACCGACGAACCGCGCCCGTCCGACCTGGTGCGCGACACCTTCCCCGACGCCGAGCAGCAGCCGGCGCCGGTGCTGGACCGTCCCACCATCGAGGACCTCGAGGAGGCCATGCGCGACGTGGTCGACCCCGAGCTCATGGTGAACGTGGTCGACCTCGGCCTCGTCTACGGCATCCACCTGGACGACGAGAACAACGCCACCGTCGACATGACGCTGACCTCGCCGACGTGCCCGCTCACCGACCGCATCGAGTACGACACGCAGGTCGCGCTCGGGCCGCTGGTGAACTCGGCCACCATCAACTGGGTCTGGCTGCCGCCGTGGACGCTGGACAACATCACCGACGAGGGCCGCGAGCAGCTCCGCGCGGTGGGCTACAACCTGTAG
- a CDS encoding AI-2E family transporter: protein MDQPTRVNPLPNVSVILLTITAAVAILFGMRQYAEILGPLLLTVNLFIAAYPIQTWLVSLKVPRLLAQVVLALTVFAILAVFFYALTWSITALVQELPIYQSQFWTLYHEVVALLSQSGISEQQVVDQIRGVNPTSLAGLLSSALGSVTNIVSLLAIIVGMIFMMAFDSDSFGVRNASLQRHQPRVWLSIADFIVGVRRYWVVTSIFGLIVAVIDVIALEFLGVPLALVWGILSFITNYIPNVGFIIGLVPPAIMALLANDPLTALLVVIIYSVANFVIQSIIQPKFNGDAVGVTALVSFLSLLLWSSVLGALGALLALPMTLLAKAVLIDHDPQMRWVNAFISNDVTMADPHRLHLSRAALPEGQSAALAAVHESPVHPAEAHEDPDPDPDKTDAPAPAPEEPDQGRPES from the coding sequence ATGGATCAGCCCACCCGCGTGAACCCGCTCCCGAACGTGTCGGTGATCCTGCTCACGATCACGGCCGCGGTGGCGATCCTGTTCGGCATGCGGCAGTACGCCGAGATCCTCGGCCCACTCCTGCTGACGGTGAACCTGTTCATCGCCGCGTACCCGATCCAGACCTGGCTGGTGAGCCTGAAGGTGCCCCGCCTGCTGGCGCAGGTGGTGCTGGCCCTGACGGTGTTCGCGATCCTCGCCGTGTTCTTCTACGCCCTGACATGGTCGATCACCGCCCTGGTGCAGGAGCTGCCGATCTACCAGTCGCAGTTCTGGACGCTGTACCACGAGGTCGTGGCCCTGCTGAGCCAGTCCGGCATCTCCGAGCAGCAGGTGGTCGACCAGATCCGCGGGGTGAACCCGACGAGCCTGGCGGGGCTGCTCTCCAGCGCCCTGGGCAGCGTGACGAACATCGTCTCCCTGCTCGCGATCATCGTGGGGATGATCTTCATGATGGCGTTCGACTCCGACAGCTTCGGGGTGCGCAACGCATCGCTCCAGCGCCACCAGCCGCGGGTGTGGCTCTCGATCGCCGACTTCATCGTCGGCGTGCGCCGCTACTGGGTCGTCACCTCGATCTTCGGACTCATCGTCGCCGTCATCGACGTGATCGCCCTGGAGTTCCTGGGCGTCCCGCTGGCGCTGGTGTGGGGAATCTTGTCCTTCATCACCAACTACATCCCCAACGTGGGCTTCATCATCGGCCTCGTCCCGCCGGCGATCATGGCGCTGCTGGCCAACGACCCGCTCACCGCCCTGCTCGTCGTGATCATCTACTCGGTGGCCAACTTCGTCATCCAGTCGATCATCCAGCCGAAGTTCAACGGCGACGCCGTGGGCGTGACCGCGCTGGTCTCGTTCCTGTCGCTGCTGCTGTGGAGCTCGGTGCTCGGCGCCCTGGGCGCCCTGCTGGCCCTGCCGATGACCCTGCTGGCCAAGGCGGTCCTGATCGACCACGACCCGCAGATGCGCTGGGTCAACGCGTTCATCTCCAACGACGTCACGATGGCCGACCCGCACCGGCTCCACCTGAGCCGGGCCGCCCTGCCCGAGGGCCAGTCCGCGGCCCTGGCCGCGGTGCACGAATCACCGGTCCACCCCGCGGAGGCGCACGAAGATCCCGACCCCGACCCCGACAAGACGGACGCCCCCGCCCCGGCTCCCGAGGAGCCGGACCAGGGGCGTCCGGAGAGCTGA